In Sphingomonas sp. R1, a single genomic region encodes these proteins:
- the greA gene encoding transcription elongation factor GreA — MATVEKMPMLAEGYQKLSEELKRLKAERPLIVDAIEEARAHGDLSENAEYHAAKERQGQVEATIADIEDKLSRAQIIDPKELSGDKVVFGATVTLLDEDDKPVTYQIVGQTEADASKGRISYNSPIGRALIGRKVDEEVEVSVPAGDRYYLVSKVEFI, encoded by the coding sequence ATGGCGACCGTCGAGAAGATGCCGATGCTGGCGGAAGGCTATCAGAAGCTCAGCGAGGAGCTGAAGCGGCTGAAGGCCGAGCGGCCGTTGATCGTGGATGCGATCGAGGAAGCGCGCGCGCATGGCGATCTCTCCGAAAACGCCGAGTACCATGCCGCCAAGGAGCGCCAGGGCCAGGTCGAGGCGACCATCGCCGACATCGAGGACAAGCTGAGCCGCGCCCAGATCATCGATCCCAAGGAGCTTTCGGGCGACAAGGTCGTGTTCGGCGCGACCGTGACGCTGCTCGACGAGGACGACAAGCCGGTCACCTACCAGATCGTCGGCCAGACCGAGGCGGATGCCAGCAAGGGCCGGATCTCGTACAATTCGCCGATCGGCCGCGCGCTGATCGGCCGCAAGGTCGACGAAGAGGTCGAGGTGTCGGTGCCGGCAGGCGACCGCTATTACCTCGTCTCCAAGGTCGAATTCATCTGA
- a CDS encoding rhomboid family intramembrane serine protease: MPKVSATTVIVAVTVVVSLLANFAPNVAQIQYAAGFIPARVTGGLMLSGLVVPVWATPLSSALIHGGLAHLGMNMLMLAFTGRETERAIGAKGIVTLYLIGAYAACAAQWLAGPMSTAPMIGASGASSAVVGAYSLLYGRQRAKAIGPIPAQVVHIAWLAAAWIGVNLLMGFAFLQGGVDVAIWAHIGGFFLGLALARPMLLWRWRHA; this comes from the coding sequence ATGCCGAAGGTCAGCGCCACGACGGTGATCGTCGCCGTCACGGTGGTGGTGAGCCTCCTCGCCAATTTCGCCCCGAACGTGGCGCAGATCCAGTATGCGGCGGGGTTCATCCCGGCGCGGGTTACCGGCGGCCTGATGCTGTCCGGGCTGGTGGTGCCGGTATGGGCAACGCCGCTCAGCTCGGCACTGATCCATGGCGGTCTCGCGCATCTCGGCATGAACATGCTGATGCTGGCCTTTACCGGACGGGAGACCGAACGGGCGATCGGCGCCAAGGGGATCGTCACGCTCTACCTGATCGGCGCCTATGCCGCCTGTGCGGCGCAGTGGCTTGCTGGGCCCATGTCGACCGCCCCGATGATCGGCGCGAGCGGGGCCAGCTCGGCGGTGGTCGGCGCCTATTCGCTGCTCTACGGCCGCCAGCGCGCCAAGGCGATCGGGCCGATCCCGGCGCAGGTTGTGCACATCGCCTGGCTGGCAGCCGCCTGGATCGGGGTTAATCTGCTGATGGGCTTCGCCTTCCTGCAGGGCGGCGTCGACGTGGCGATCTGGGCGCATATCGGCGGCTTCTTCCTCGGCCTGGCGCTCGCCCGGCCGATGCTGCTCTGGCGCTGGCGCCACGCCTGA
- a CDS encoding DUF885 domain-containing protein: protein MRTTRRDVLLGSSALLASGASARPAFAAAPAAEAQAQALIERTAEALLVLNPEGATGLGIDKGARAALKHRLGDRTPAGVAKMAAHLKATLAEIDRIDVNAVSPEMRVHLDVIQTAYANGLKGIAFPYGDVAVGSWRNTPYVVIQNVGAYIDIPKMLDSDHQIATRDDADAYLDRLQAYAGALDGETVRLQQAASVGVIAPDFLLDKCLKQIHLARSGDPAKWDVVTSLAKRTTAMPGAYEARATKIAAERIAPALDRQIAELEKQRARATSDAGVWKFKDGDAYYAWALSAGTTTTMSPDEVHAMGKAQLAELQAEMGTILKSLGYTQGSVGARMRGLATDKRFAFPENDAGRAEIIQILQKSIDDMRGRMPQAFHTLVPGNVEVKRIPVVEEAGAAGAYGGPGTIDGKVPGRLWVNLRSTGIWTRFSLPDLAYHEAIPGHAWQGEYTFKMPLIRSLLQFNAYSEGWALYAEQLGDELGVYAENPAAKLGYLQSLGFRACRLVVDSGLHAKRWTREQAIRWFVEANGSSEDEVQGEVDRYCSWPGQACGYKVGHTAINRLRTQARTALGDRFDFRAFNDALLLGGNVPMTVLGHVIDRHIAQRRG, encoded by the coding sequence ATGCGTACCACCCGTCGCGACGTGCTGCTCGGATCGAGCGCCCTGCTGGCCAGCGGCGCGTCCGCCCGCCCTGCGTTCGCCGCAGCACCTGCCGCCGAAGCCCAGGCCCAGGCATTGATCGAGCGCACCGCCGAGGCGCTGCTGGTGCTCAACCCCGAGGGCGCGACCGGGCTCGGCATCGACAAGGGCGCGCGCGCCGCGCTCAAGCACCGGCTTGGCGACCGTACGCCGGCGGGCGTCGCCAAGATGGCCGCCCACCTCAAGGCCACGCTCGCCGAGATCGACCGGATCGACGTCAATGCGGTCAGCCCCGAGATGCGTGTCCATCTCGACGTGATCCAGACCGCCTATGCCAACGGGCTGAAGGGCATCGCCTTCCCCTATGGCGACGTGGCAGTCGGCAGCTGGCGCAACACGCCCTATGTCGTGATCCAGAATGTCGGCGCCTATATCGACATTCCCAAGATGCTCGACAGCGATCACCAGATCGCGACGCGCGATGACGCCGATGCCTATCTGGACCGGCTCCAGGCCTATGCCGGCGCGCTCGACGGCGAGACGGTGCGGCTGCAGCAGGCGGCCAGCGTCGGTGTGATCGCGCCCGACTTCCTGCTGGACAAGTGCCTCAAGCAGATCCACCTCGCCCGCAGCGGCGATCCCGCCAAATGGGACGTGGTGACCTCGCTCGCCAAGCGCACCACCGCCATGCCCGGAGCCTACGAGGCGCGCGCGACGAAAATCGCCGCGGAGCGGATCGCCCCGGCGCTCGACCGCCAAATCGCCGAACTGGAGAAGCAGCGCGCCCGCGCCACGTCGGACGCCGGCGTGTGGAAGTTCAAGGACGGGGATGCGTACTATGCCTGGGCGCTGAGCGCCGGCACCACCACGACCATGTCACCGGACGAGGTCCACGCGATGGGCAAGGCGCAGCTCGCCGAGTTGCAGGCCGAGATGGGCACGATCCTCAAGTCGCTCGGCTATACCCAAGGCTCCGTCGGCGCGCGGATGCGCGGGCTCGCCACCGACAAGCGCTTCGCCTTCCCGGAGAACGATGCGGGCCGGGCCGAGATCATCCAGATCCTCCAGAAAAGCATCGACGACATGCGCGGCCGGATGCCGCAGGCGTTCCACACGCTGGTTCCCGGCAATGTCGAAGTGAAGCGCATTCCCGTAGTCGAGGAAGCCGGTGCCGCCGGGGCCTATGGCGGCCCGGGTACGATCGACGGCAAGGTCCCCGGACGGCTGTGGGTCAATCTGCGCTCGACCGGCATCTGGACGCGCTTCAGCCTGCCCGACCTCGCCTATCACGAGGCGATCCCCGGCCATGCCTGGCAGGGCGAATATACCTTCAAGATGCCGCTGATCCGCTCGCTCCTCCAGTTCAACGCCTATTCCGAAGGCTGGGCCCTCTATGCCGAGCAGCTGGGCGACGAGCTCGGCGTCTATGCCGAGAACCCGGCGGCGAAGCTCGGCTATCTCCAGTCGCTCGGCTTCCGCGCCTGCCGGCTGGTGGTCGACAGCGGGCTGCACGCCAAGCGGTGGACCCGCGAGCAGGCGATCCGCTGGTTTGTCGAGGCGAACGGCTCGTCCGAGGACGAGGTGCAGGGCGAGGTCGACCGCTATTGCTCCTGGCCGGGTCAGGCCTGCGGCTACAAGGTGGGGCACACCGCAATCAACCGCCTGCGCACCCAGGCCAGGACCGCGCTCGGCGACCGGTTCGATTTCCGCGCCTTCAACGACGCGCTGCTGCTCGGCGGCAATGTACCGATGACGGTGCTCGGCCATGTGATCGACCGGCACATCGCGCAGCGAAGGGGATGA